The following coding sequences lie in one Streptomyces venezuelae genomic window:
- a CDS encoding helix-turn-helix domain-containing protein, with product MPSTPTPGVPGAEGGASLPRLYRPEEMAEILGCSAWWVMDRARRRLIPHTRVGRAYRFTAGHLTEIVRLYEERPTRAAQGVAAVAALVSAPTAQATTQPRRALGTPTSRLRARPPRRMQYDAVA from the coding sequence ATGCCCTCTACTCCCACACCTGGCGTTCCCGGCGCTGAGGGCGGAGCTTCCCTGCCTCGCCTCTACCGGCCCGAGGAGATGGCCGAGATCCTCGGTTGCTCGGCCTGGTGGGTCATGGACCGAGCACGCCGCCGCCTGATCCCACACACGCGAGTCGGTCGCGCTTACCGCTTCACCGCCGGCCACCTCACCGAGATCGTCCGCCTCTACGAGGAGCGGCCGACGCGTGCTGCGCAAGGTGTTGCGGCGGTGGCTGCTCTCGTTTCAGCGCCCACCGCTCAGGCCACCACGCAACCTCGTCGGGCGCTCGGCACCCCGACGTCGCGCCTGCGTGCTCGGCCGCCGCGCCGGATGCAGTACGACGCGGTCGCGTAG
- a CDS encoding LacI family DNA-binding transcriptional regulator, which yields MGFAEKRGNYWRGRYKIEPGKHLTVVDESGKAIKFATKGEAQRAASEAENKYRRGDWRDPALGQETFGEYASRWYEAQDLAASTMQNYKRHIEEHLLPDFEDKALAGILRTDVELWEKKEKAVYAASSVKTWRSTLHLIFEDAIDEGLITSNPAARRRGRGKRAGRSRDRGPEKVVTDALGVLLTAERAALLSGRDDEFVAVVLKGYIGMRWGEIVGLETTFVRPGAVRVEWQLYELDTSELVRCPPKDDSYRTIDSMGWWLALVANHVARTKPTPCPCHGKTYVFRGQGAARTGGHQGAKLVDVARRASVSTGTVSNVLNHPERVTEATRAKVEQAIADLGFVRGGTAPEPAAHWRRNGFATWLFTPAVSGWYPKKAPQEPRPVPLLGEPWLGVPARGRGASDRADACWLPIAKGLTPHGLRHTHRTMMEDLGTEKVLMDERMGHIDGSVSARYAHVTPGMRKRLMLGLTEQWEAALDTRLAMSSTSPVRALNDLLHARKQARGLTTPD from the coding sequence GTGGGCTTCGCGGAGAAGCGCGGAAACTACTGGCGCGGCCGATACAAGATCGAGCCTGGCAAGCACCTCACGGTCGTCGACGAAAGCGGCAAGGCGATCAAGTTCGCGACCAAGGGCGAGGCCCAGCGCGCCGCGAGCGAGGCCGAGAACAAATACAGGCGCGGCGACTGGCGCGACCCGGCACTGGGCCAGGAGACATTCGGCGAGTACGCGAGCCGCTGGTACGAGGCCCAGGACTTGGCCGCGTCGACGATGCAGAACTACAAGCGCCACATCGAGGAGCATCTGCTCCCCGACTTCGAGGACAAGGCGCTTGCCGGCATCCTGCGCACGGATGTCGAGCTGTGGGAGAAGAAGGAGAAGGCCGTCTACGCGGCCTCCAGCGTTAAGACCTGGCGCTCGACGCTCCACCTGATCTTCGAGGACGCGATCGATGAGGGCCTGATCACCTCGAACCCGGCGGCCAGACGACGCGGGCGAGGCAAGCGCGCCGGTCGCTCCCGAGACCGAGGCCCAGAGAAGGTGGTCACCGATGCGCTCGGCGTCCTGTTGACTGCCGAGCGGGCCGCTCTCCTGTCGGGTCGCGACGACGAGTTCGTCGCCGTGGTCCTCAAGGGGTACATCGGCATGCGCTGGGGCGAGATCGTCGGCCTTGAAACCACGTTCGTCCGCCCTGGGGCCGTCCGTGTCGAGTGGCAGCTGTACGAACTCGACACGAGCGAGCTGGTGCGCTGCCCGCCCAAGGACGACAGCTACCGCACCATTGACTCGATGGGCTGGTGGTTGGCTCTGGTCGCCAACCACGTCGCACGTACGAAGCCCACACCGTGCCCCTGCCACGGCAAGACCTATGTCTTCCGAGGCCAGGGCGCAGCTCGCACCGGCGGCCACCAGGGCGCGAAGCTCGTCGACGTCGCGCGTCGGGCCAGCGTCTCCACTGGCACGGTGTCCAACGTCCTCAACCACCCCGAGCGCGTCACCGAGGCCACGCGAGCGAAGGTCGAGCAGGCCATCGCGGACCTCGGATTCGTACGGGGCGGCACTGCGCCGGAGCCTGCCGCTCACTGGCGCAGAAACGGTTTTGCGACCTGGCTGTTCACGCCGGCGGTCTCTGGCTGGTATCCGAAGAAGGCGCCACAGGAGCCACGGCCGGTGCCCCTGCTTGGAGAGCCGTGGCTCGGTGTCCCAGCACGGGGGCGGGGTGCCAGCGATCGGGCCGACGCCTGCTGGCTCCCGATAGCCAAAGGACTCACGCCCCACGGCCTCCGCCACACGCACCGGACGATGATGGAGGACCTGGGGACCGAGAAGGTGCTCATGGACGAACGCATGGGCCACATCGACGGCTCGGTCTCGGCGCGCTACGCCCACGTCACCCCAGGCATGCGCAAACGCCTCATGCTGGGACTGACCGAGCAATGGGAGGCAGCGCTCGACACCCGCCTCGCGATGAGCTCCACGTCACCTGTGCGCGCCCTCAATGATCTCCTGCACGCACGCAAGCAGGCCCGTGGCCTGACGACGCCTGATTGA
- a CDS encoding TIR domain-containing protein, with protein sequence MPTTSEDGRGVDRRRVFVIHGRNERARRGLFEFLRAIGLDPIEWSEAGRMTGKGSPYIGEILDAAFGSAQAVVVLQTPDDVTYLHESLTHPGDPECNPQMQPRPNVLFEAGMAVGRDADRTVIVELGQVKVFSDIHGRHVVRLDNSVKKRQDLATRLETAGCAIRLTGTDWHEAGDLTPPVPPGGGLPMGRKLPSSQASGTPRLKARYIDNGRGKIDAVEITNHGPGDVYDLDVDADAKVGLVMRNADEFPVPKLPEGKSVRVGRMSSDSLASRSNSYFNITISAKTADGTPIEIDEFVSGA encoded by the coding sequence ATGCCGACCACATCAGAAGACGGGCGTGGGGTGGACCGCCGCAGAGTGTTCGTGATCCACGGACGCAACGAGCGCGCACGCCGGGGACTGTTTGAGTTCCTGCGTGCTATCGGACTCGACCCGATCGAGTGGTCGGAAGCAGGCCGCATGACGGGAAAGGGCTCGCCGTATATCGGAGAGATCCTCGACGCGGCATTCGGTAGCGCCCAGGCCGTCGTCGTCCTGCAGACTCCGGACGACGTCACCTATCTGCACGAGAGCCTGACTCACCCAGGCGATCCAGAGTGCAACCCGCAGATGCAGCCCCGCCCGAATGTGCTCTTCGAGGCGGGCATGGCCGTGGGGCGAGACGCGGATCGCACTGTGATCGTGGAACTCGGACAGGTGAAGGTCTTCAGCGACATCCACGGCCGACATGTCGTCCGCCTCGACAACAGCGTTAAGAAGCGGCAGGATCTCGCGACCCGTCTAGAAACCGCAGGGTGCGCCATCCGGCTAACAGGAACGGACTGGCATGAGGCTGGGGACCTGACCCCACCTGTTCCTCCGGGCGGCGGGCTCCCGATGGGCCGGAAACTGCCGTCATCTCAGGCGTCCGGCACACCCCGGCTCAAGGCCCGGTACATCGACAATGGGCGCGGGAAGATCGACGCTGTCGAGATCACCAACCACGGTCCCGGTGACGTGTACGACCTCGACGTCGACGCGGATGCCAAGGTTGGCCTCGTCATGCGAAACGCAGACGAGTTCCCCGTCCCGAAGCTACCCGAAGGCAAGTCCGTGCGCGTGGGGCGCATGTCGTCGGACTCTCTCGCGTCACGCTCGAACTCGTACTTCAACATCACCATCAGTGCCAAGACCGCCGATGGGACACCAATCGAGATCGACGAGTTCGTGAGCGGAGCGTGA
- a CDS encoding DGQHR domain-containing protein, whose protein sequence is MATVHTAIRGKMGSTPYYVTTMKVSDLVQVARPASEQEEWATTGLTERLQRELNETRVRTEIAPYLANSPDRFFGALIVLLDADEEPEFESFSEVAKSLPKAYRSTMSKESFGFLTIESGDRIILDGQHRFAALREVVIGRTVEGDQAKFVSDDEVTIIIVPRISTQHTRKIFNKVNRYAKNTSRGDNILTSEDDGFAILTRRLADDDGPLAGKNHKGESLVNYKTNTIADRSVQLTTLSAVYETVRIIAEHYEMADALNEKKTHVRPAEDVLDQGYEHVQGWWTTVLDGMPMLKHGRDNTKVLPDLRAKDTDYGLLFKPATHIVLFQALSQIMEADEELTLKDAVERAYRVDWKITSPLWRDVLINSAYNILTKKENYNLAADLLTYLVVGDKVPVNDIQQLRVRIAAARGADEKTFTLPAPLSN, encoded by the coding sequence ATGGCGACTGTGCACACGGCGATTCGGGGCAAGATGGGATCGACGCCGTACTACGTGACGACGATGAAGGTGAGTGACCTTGTCCAGGTCGCGCGGCCGGCGAGCGAGCAGGAGGAGTGGGCCACCACCGGGCTGACCGAACGCCTGCAGCGCGAGCTCAACGAGACCCGGGTGCGGACCGAGATTGCGCCGTACCTGGCGAACTCGCCGGACCGGTTCTTCGGAGCCCTCATCGTCCTGCTGGACGCGGACGAGGAGCCGGAGTTCGAGTCCTTCAGCGAGGTGGCAAAGAGCCTCCCGAAGGCGTACCGGTCCACGATGTCGAAGGAGTCCTTCGGTTTCCTGACCATCGAAAGCGGCGATCGCATCATCCTCGACGGGCAGCACCGCTTCGCCGCGCTGCGCGAGGTGGTCATCGGCCGCACGGTCGAGGGCGACCAGGCCAAGTTCGTCTCGGATGATGAGGTGACGATCATCATCGTCCCGCGCATCTCCACCCAGCACACCCGGAAGATCTTCAACAAGGTCAACCGCTACGCGAAGAACACCAGCCGCGGAGACAACATCCTCACCAGCGAGGACGACGGTTTCGCCATCCTCACCCGCCGCCTCGCGGACGACGACGGTCCGCTCGCCGGGAAGAACCACAAGGGCGAGTCGCTGGTCAACTACAAGACCAACACCATCGCCGACCGGAGCGTCCAGCTCACGACCCTCAGCGCCGTCTACGAGACTGTCCGCATCATCGCCGAGCACTACGAGATGGCGGATGCGCTGAACGAGAAGAAGACCCACGTTCGCCCCGCAGAGGACGTCCTGGACCAGGGCTACGAGCACGTACAGGGCTGGTGGACGACCGTCCTGGACGGTATGCCGATGCTCAAGCATGGCCGCGACAACACCAAGGTGCTCCCCGACCTGCGGGCCAAGGACACTGACTACGGGCTGCTGTTCAAGCCTGCCACCCACATCGTGCTGTTCCAGGCGCTCTCCCAGATCATGGAGGCGGACGAAGAGCTGACCCTCAAGGATGCCGTCGAGCGTGCATACAGGGTCGACTGGAAGATCACGAGCCCGCTGTGGCGCGACGTTCTGATCAACTCCGCCTACAACATCCTCACGAAGAAGGAGAACTACAACCTCGCCGCAGACCTGCTGACCTACCTCGTCGTCGGCGACAAGGTGCCTGTCAATGACATCCAGCAGCTGCGCGTCCGTATCGCGGCGGCCCGCGGCGCCGACGAAAAGACTTTCACGCTCCCGGCCCCGCTCTCGAACTGA
- a CDS encoding tetratricopeptide repeat protein, with protein MTYASNNTPEGYITSSGTRSIAAGAITGLAITGDAHLTVLSPEALTPVESLNAPPRLTNIPPRNRLFVGREREIEQLNLEVNSQYAPRITVIHGLGGIGKSTLVANWAVDVTHKPAWWIAADSQTSIRAGLAEFACALQPSIANSLPQQALTERAISWLSSHENWLLVLDNVTDPSDINLITSRVKHGLIVVTSRRTTGWHHVDSDIALEALSTSEAKDLFAAIVNPKSKQSDVAITKLCAELGELPLAVEQAGAFCAESGISADEYLELLATHPAATYRNGPEGTHADRTVARVWNITLDRLADDPVSTLLLHVLCWYAPNSIPRSLVDKVSDAPALTKARGRLAAHSMISIDPESQSINLHRLVQAVGRTPDPMDQYRSKNLIASARSIALRHLKLALSGDLLEPGNWPSWRAIIPHVSHLADYSSPSEDCEVLCSVLSSAGMFLVNQGQFGEARRLLERSITGFSRLFGSVDVRTLQARITLGAALISLDGPAKTLPYVNRVLKDAEKYLGNDHEATLSSRNNVAYAYMWTGQPKRAIPLLKETIASRERTGDEGLEILVCRLNLARAYRDLKDFDTSLTITTSILDEAITTIGEDHPFIISIESALGGIYHETREHRKALDIQKKCLRDSEKLLGKSHPETLAAQNNLAASYSMIGNERRGLKLTEKTLKDRERVLGYLHPDTILTRNNFAAALLQTGNRTVAKHLFIQNLAECKDVLGPNHPLTRATETVLSLLR; from the coding sequence ATGACATACGCCAGTAACAACACTCCCGAAGGGTACATCACCTCATCAGGAACTCGCTCGATTGCAGCCGGGGCCATAACCGGCCTAGCAATAACGGGCGATGCCCACCTGACCGTTCTATCGCCAGAGGCACTTACTCCTGTCGAATCCCTGAACGCACCACCACGACTAACTAACATCCCTCCGCGAAACAGGTTATTTGTAGGAAGAGAACGCGAAATTGAACAGCTGAATCTAGAGGTCAACTCACAATACGCTCCTCGCATTACTGTCATCCATGGCCTGGGCGGAATCGGGAAGAGTACGCTTGTTGCAAACTGGGCAGTCGACGTCACACACAAACCCGCGTGGTGGATTGCCGCGGACAGCCAAACGTCAATAAGGGCAGGTCTAGCAGAATTCGCTTGCGCCCTCCAGCCTTCCATCGCCAATTCCCTTCCTCAGCAAGCCCTCACAGAAAGGGCGATCAGCTGGCTTTCAAGCCACGAGAATTGGCTCCTAGTTCTAGACAACGTAACGGATCCCAGCGATATTAACCTCATAACGTCGCGCGTGAAGCATGGCCTGATCGTAGTAACCTCGAGGAGAACTACGGGATGGCATCACGTCGACAGCGATATCGCCCTTGAGGCACTCTCAACGAGCGAAGCGAAGGATCTGTTCGCCGCAATAGTAAATCCGAAGTCGAAGCAATCTGACGTTGCCATTACTAAGCTTTGCGCCGAGTTGGGTGAACTCCCCTTGGCCGTCGAGCAAGCAGGAGCATTTTGCGCAGAGAGCGGGATCTCGGCCGACGAGTACTTGGAGTTGCTAGCTACACATCCAGCCGCTACATACCGAAACGGTCCCGAGGGGACCCATGCCGATCGAACGGTCGCACGAGTCTGGAACATTACCCTGGATCGATTGGCCGATGATCCCGTTTCGACTCTCTTGCTCCACGTTCTCTGCTGGTACGCTCCAAATTCCATCCCTAGAAGTCTTGTCGATAAAGTCAGCGACGCTCCGGCGCTCACTAAGGCCAGGGGGCGCCTAGCAGCTCATAGCATGATTTCGATCGATCCTGAGTCGCAGTCTATTAACCTACATCGACTCGTTCAGGCCGTCGGACGCACTCCAGACCCTATGGATCAGTATCGCTCAAAAAATTTGATAGCGTCAGCACGCTCCATCGCACTCAGACATCTCAAATTGGCGCTGTCAGGTGATCTGTTAGAGCCGGGCAATTGGCCTTCCTGGCGAGCCATCATTCCCCACGTCAGTCATTTAGCCGATTACAGCTCGCCCAGTGAAGACTGCGAGGTTCTGTGTTCAGTGCTAAGTTCAGCAGGAATGTTCTTGGTCAACCAAGGACAGTTTGGGGAAGCCCGCCGTCTCCTGGAGAGATCGATCACAGGTTTCTCGCGCCTTTTCGGTAGTGTCGATGTTCGGACACTTCAGGCTCGTATCACTCTCGGCGCTGCACTCATTTCTCTGGACGGTCCAGCTAAGACCCTTCCATATGTCAATCGCGTTCTGAAGGATGCAGAGAAATATCTAGGCAATGACCATGAAGCCACGTTGTCATCAAGAAACAACGTCGCCTACGCCTACATGTGGACTGGACAGCCGAAACGGGCCATACCTCTCCTGAAAGAAACAATAGCCTCTCGTGAGAGGACTGGGGACGAGGGCCTCGAAATCCTCGTATGCCGCCTAAATCTGGCGCGGGCGTATCGCGACTTGAAGGACTTCGACACATCGCTCACGATCACTACTTCCATCCTGGATGAAGCTATAACCACGATAGGCGAAGACCATCCATTTATCATCTCTATCGAAAGCGCCCTAGGTGGAATCTACCATGAGACTAGAGAACACAGGAAAGCTCTAGACATACAAAAGAAGTGCCTAAGGGATAGCGAGAAGCTCCTCGGGAAGAGTCATCCCGAAACTCTGGCGGCACAGAACAACCTCGCCGCAAGCTATTCGATGATCGGAAATGAACGACGCGGACTCAAGTTGACTGAAAAAACCTTGAAGGATCGCGAAAGAGTGTTGGGTTATTTGCATCCTGATACTATTTTGACCCGAAATAACTTCGCTGCGGCGTTGTTGCAAACGGGCAACCGTACTGTGGCAAAGCACCTGTTCATCCAGAACCTTGCTGAATGTAAAGATGTGCTGGGTCCCAACCACCCACTCACCAGAGCCACAGAAACTGTACTGTCCCTTCTTCGTTAA
- a CDS encoding YdcF family protein, protein MISAQAWADARLLWDYHRMHHDPRPCSVAIGLGSHDLGVADVTAELYHQGMAPVIVFTGATSPTTRARMPRGEAVHYRERALQLGVPESAVLLEPRATNTGENIEFSKTVLAEADVKVSSVLLVSKPYEERRSYAMMRKLWAEVEVVCASTPMGLEEYAASIGDARMVIDMIVGALQRVLVFPGWDLAIEQDVPHAVVAAYERLCVAGFTSRLLPADVAARPGA, encoded by the coding sequence ATGATCTCGGCACAGGCATGGGCGGATGCCCGGCTTCTGTGGGACTACCACCGCATGCACCACGACCCACGGCCCTGTTCGGTGGCCATCGGTCTGGGCAGTCACGATCTCGGGGTGGCTGACGTGACGGCGGAGCTGTACCACCAGGGCATGGCACCGGTCATCGTGTTCACGGGGGCCACCAGTCCAACGACCCGGGCGCGCATGCCGCGCGGTGAGGCTGTCCACTACCGAGAGCGGGCGCTGCAGCTCGGGGTGCCCGAATCTGCCGTACTCCTGGAGCCGCGTGCCACGAACACCGGCGAGAACATCGAGTTCTCAAAAACGGTGCTGGCAGAGGCCGACGTCAAGGTCTCGTCCGTCCTGCTCGTGAGCAAGCCGTATGAAGAGCGGCGCTCGTACGCCATGATGCGGAAGCTCTGGGCAGAGGTCGAAGTGGTGTGCGCTTCCACGCCGATGGGCTTGGAGGAGTACGCCGCCTCCATCGGCGACGCTCGCATGGTGATCGACATGATCGTGGGCGCCCTGCAACGGGTGCTCGTCTTCCCGGGGTGGGATCTGGCTATCGAGCAGGATGTACCGCACGCCGTCGTAGCCGCCTATGAGCGGCTGTGCGTCGCGGGCTTCACCAGCCGGCTCCTGCCAGCTGATGTTGCTGCCCGTCCTGGCGCGTGA
- a CDS encoding GntR family transcriptional regulator — MAPKWRDLADRLAEQIRSGEYAPGAQLPQIRDLVEAGEGSKETVHKAYKALEAEGLVTSTRGHGTVVRPRAPLKRLGISRYDKAKWRDGDEVAFIADRVASGRAYKRNEQTQTVSRVQADSLVAEGLGVPVGSEVYARARLVKEGTQPTHALTSYYRPEHVEGTRIVDPTPGPAGRGGGYRVLYDAGYEIDHMREALFARIPTADEVQLLQLPLGEPVVELHRTTYTADGTVVEFAVGIHSASRFAWEYDFKVPDSAHDRKGQE, encoded by the coding sequence GTGGCACCGAAGTGGCGCGACCTGGCGGACAGGCTCGCGGAGCAGATCAGGAGCGGCGAGTACGCCCCGGGCGCCCAGTTGCCCCAGATCAGAGACCTAGTCGAGGCAGGGGAAGGCTCAAAGGAAACCGTCCACAAGGCCTACAAGGCTTTGGAGGCTGAAGGCCTCGTGACGTCCACACGCGGGCACGGCACCGTGGTGCGTCCGCGCGCTCCGCTCAAGCGGCTCGGCATCTCCCGTTACGACAAGGCGAAGTGGCGCGACGGTGACGAAGTTGCGTTCATAGCTGACCGCGTTGCATCGGGGCGCGCGTACAAGCGCAACGAGCAGACGCAGACCGTGAGTCGCGTCCAGGCTGACAGCCTTGTCGCGGAGGGGCTTGGCGTCCCAGTTGGCTCCGAGGTGTACGCGCGCGCCCGCCTCGTGAAGGAGGGGACGCAACCGACTCACGCCCTGACCAGCTACTACAGGCCGGAGCACGTCGAGGGGACGCGCATCGTCGACCCCACCCCGGGCCCTGCCGGCCGCGGCGGCGGGTACCGGGTCCTCTACGACGCCGGATACGAGATCGACCACATGAGAGAGGCCCTGTTCGCACGCATCCCGACGGCAGATGAGGTGCAACTTCTACAGCTCCCCCTCGGTGAGCCTGTAGTCGAGCTGCACCGGACGACGTACACGGCAGATGGCACGGTGGTCGAGTTCGCGGTTGGCATCCACTCGGCTTCCCGCTTCGCGTGGGAGTACGACTTCAAGGTTCCGGACTCAGCGCACGACAGGAAGGGGCAGGAATGA
- a CDS encoding DUF6284 family protein codes for MSDIVTVQEAVTAFADWNEPTDAELDAIDREMPVILADIDLLDAHIATLDRTPTEMDQRRIRRARRRALAARVELVNSVDTGVVA; via the coding sequence ATGAGCGACATCGTCACTGTTCAGGAAGCTGTTACCGCGTTCGCCGACTGGAACGAGCCGACGGATGCGGAGCTGGACGCGATCGACCGCGAGATGCCCGTCATCCTCGCGGACATCGACCTGCTCGACGCGCACATCGCCACCCTCGACCGCACCCCGACCGAGATGGACCAGCGGCGCATCCGCCGGGCCCGGCGTCGGGCGCTGGCCGCGCGGGTGGAGCTGGTCAACTCCGTCGACACCGGCGTGGTGGCCTGA
- a CDS encoding DUF6303 family protein, with protein MEREFTAQMSVFKGRWRLYVVLLHTTECWPEFGFDRALPVPTFTERTEALSVLGFEPVPGAEWVWTEDSETHDDPASPVVLIAATRVRSWTGAGA; from the coding sequence ATGGAGCGGGAGTTCACGGCGCAGATGTCCGTGTTCAAGGGGCGGTGGCGCCTGTACGTGGTGCTGCTGCACACCACGGAGTGCTGGCCGGAGTTCGGCTTTGACCGTGCTCTGCCGGTGCCGACGTTCACGGAGCGTACGGAGGCACTCAGCGTGCTCGGCTTCGAGCCGGTACCGGGCGCTGAGTGGGTGTGGACCGAGGACAGCGAGACCCACGATGATCCCGCCTCGCCGGTCGTTCTGATCGCCGCGACGCGGGTCCGTTCATGGACGGGGGCGGGTGCGTGA
- a CDS encoding DUF2637 domain-containing protein — protein MNAVQIRSAERALSVGTWLIVAGAMLYSILTVTPLAAAHTPAKWAWTAPILPTVVDAAVLIVIRLDAVLVLLGGHGGRWPIVLRWMTGCMTLALNVADSALRKDLVGVAVHAVAPLLLIVTAEAGLAYRRAIAAAVTELETRQQAQREAREQAAAERRETAVRLAREEREHAALLVREQREHEARLIREQTQREDRARREEWEQAAAREQAEREARERAEREREQQARERERREREAAERAERERAARAERERREQAERQARAERERAALLAAGPAAEKFPEDRARATVQAAFETGLSVRSAAELCGWSVGWVSTRYQELRDAGHLGREYGSVEVVA, from the coding sequence GTGAACGCCGTTCAGATCCGTTCAGCCGAGCGCGCGTTGTCGGTCGGTACGTGGCTGATCGTGGCGGGCGCGATGCTCTACTCGATCCTCACCGTCACCCCACTCGCTGCCGCGCACACGCCAGCCAAATGGGCGTGGACGGCGCCGATCCTGCCGACCGTGGTCGATGCGGCCGTGCTGATCGTCATCCGCCTGGATGCCGTACTGGTCCTGCTCGGGGGACACGGCGGCCGGTGGCCGATCGTGCTGCGCTGGATGACCGGCTGCATGACCCTGGCCCTGAACGTCGCGGACTCCGCGCTGCGAAAAGACCTGGTCGGCGTGGCCGTGCATGCAGTCGCCCCGCTTCTACTGATCGTCACCGCTGAGGCAGGGCTCGCCTACCGACGCGCGATCGCCGCGGCCGTGACTGAGCTGGAGACACGGCAGCAGGCACAGCGCGAAGCCCGCGAGCAGGCGGCTGCCGAGCGCCGCGAGACAGCCGTACGGCTGGCCCGCGAGGAGCGCGAGCACGCGGCGCTGCTGGTGCGTGAACAGCGTGAACACGAAGCCCGCCTGATCCGCGAGCAGACACAGCGCGAGGACCGGGCCCGCCGCGAGGAATGGGAGCAGGCCGCAGCCCGCGAGCAGGCAGAGCGGGAGGCGCGTGAACGCGCCGAGCGCGAGCGTGAACAGCAGGCGCGAGAGCGTGAACGCCGTGAGCGCGAGGCCGCCGAGCGAGCCGAGCGGGAGCGGGCCGCCCGTGCGGAGCGTGAACGCCGTGAACAGGCCGAACGGCAGGCCCGCGCCGAGCGTGAACGCGCCGCCCTGCTGGCCGCCGGGCCCGCTGCCGAGAAGTTCCCCGAGGACCGTGCACGGGCGACCGTGCAGGCCGCGTTCGAGACGGGGCTGTCGGTCCGGTCCGCTGCTGAGCTGTGCGGCTGGTCGGTCGGCTGGGTGTCCACCCGCTATCAGGAGCTTCGCGACGCCGGCCACCTTGGCCGCGAGTACGGGTCGGTTGAGGTGGTGGCATGA
- the traA gene encoding plasmid transfer protein TraA, whose amino-acid sequence MANVAAAPAAGANGSQAKNAMNTKNFGASFAPGFTINVNAGNKTNTGAPAFNGGGGGHGGSQSLLPPPEFGSPAQVRNYCNTLRAAGVTLSIEVAMAAEILNGVLAAVPDPEGRLGGSRARARKVTRKMQKSADALRDAAKNAAACYSTFQQQYEEEINRVRHRARRPQQPVINWAQQ is encoded by the coding sequence ATGGCAAATGTCGCTGCCGCTCCCGCTGCCGGGGCCAACGGCTCGCAGGCCAAGAACGCGATGAACACCAAGAACTTCGGCGCATCGTTCGCGCCGGGCTTCACCATCAACGTCAACGCGGGCAACAAGACCAACACCGGCGCCCCCGCCTTCAACGGCGGCGGAGGCGGGCACGGGGGCTCCCAGTCCCTGCTCCCGCCCCCGGAGTTCGGCTCCCCGGCGCAGGTGCGCAACTACTGCAACACCCTGCGGGCCGCCGGGGTGACCCTGTCCATCGAGGTCGCTATGGCCGCCGAGATCCTCAACGGCGTGCTCGCCGCCGTGCCGGACCCGGAGGGCCGCCTGGGCGGCTCGCGGGCCCGCGCCCGGAAGGTGACCCGCAAGATGCAGAAGTCCGCGGACGCCCTGCGGGACGCGGCGAAGAACGCCGCGGCCTGCTACTCGACCTTCCAGCAGCAGTACGAGGAAGAGATCAATCGCGTCCGTCACCGCGCCCGCAGGCCGCAGCAGCCGGTCATCAACTGGGCCCAGCAGTAA
- a CDS encoding Pr6Pr family membrane protein, translating into MAAFRALIVLAAVTGIVIDLVIGDPLRVLSYFTVQSNVLVAVVLGLSAWRSGKGRPPPAPWLSAATLLFITITGLVYHFVLADEASGFSMTEGAAALSSWHSASNHLLHTVTPIGVALDWLLFTRPGGLRPRHAALWLLYPLAYLAFALTRGALMSPGPTARYPYPFLDVDLHGYAGVLRNAVIFGLAFYALALLIVGLDRVRPVPRAPGSGPPKTGFRLRPPVR; encoded by the coding sequence GTGGCCGCCTTCCGTGCGCTGATCGTGCTGGCCGCGGTGACCGGGATCGTCATCGACCTGGTCATCGGGGACCCGCTGCGCGTCCTCAGCTACTTCACGGTCCAGAGCAATGTGCTGGTGGCGGTGGTGCTGGGACTCTCCGCATGGCGCTCGGGGAAGGGCCGGCCGCCCCCCGCCCCATGGCTGTCCGCAGCCACACTGCTCTTCATCACGATCACGGGCCTCGTCTACCACTTCGTCCTGGCCGACGAGGCGAGCGGCTTCTCGATGACGGAGGGCGCCGCGGCGCTCTCGAGCTGGCACTCGGCGTCCAACCACCTCCTGCACACGGTGACGCCGATCGGCGTGGCCCTGGACTGGCTCCTGTTCACCAGGCCGGGCGGCCTCCGCCCCCGCCACGCGGCCCTGTGGTTGCTCTACCCCTTGGCCTACCTGGCCTTCGCCCTGACCCGCGGCGCCCTCATGTCCCCCGGCCCGACCGCCCGCTACCCCTACCCGTTCCTCGACGTGGACCTGCACGGCTACGCGGGAGTCCTCCGCAACGCCGTGATCTTCGGCCTCGCCTTCTACGCCTTGGCCCTCCTGATCGTCGGCCTCGACCGCGTCCGCCCGGTCCCGCGGGCCCCTGGGAGCGGCCCTCCGAAAACCGGATTTCGTCTCCGGCCGCCGGTCCGCTAA